ACAATAATTTTAGCAAAATTAGATCTTAAGCCTTATATTTAATAACTTTTAATATTTATTAACTATATATCTTCTTTTAGTGATGAGAAGAGGGTCGTATGATATTATGATTAGCGCTGGAAAAACTGAGCTATAGAATAATTTAAATTGTAATCATGGGTATATTATTTATGGGAAAACTTTTCGGTACTGATGGAGTAAGGGGTAAAATAAATTCTGAATTATCATTAGAACTTTCTTTAAGATTAGGTAAAGCAATAGGTACTTTCTTCGGTAAGGGTTCTACGATACTAATTGGAAGAGATGCTAGAGCTGGAGGAGACATGTATGCTAGAGCTGTGGAAAGTGGATTATTGAGTGCTGGAGTGAAAATTTATGAAGGTGGATTTGCTCCAACTCCTGCTTTGCAATTTGCTGTAAAAACTTTAGGTTATGACGCTGGAGTAATAATAACAGCTAGTCATAATCCTGCTGAGTATAATGGAATCAAGGTAATAGATCATGATGGAGTTGAAATTTCTAGGGAAAAAGAAAATGAGTTAGAGGATATTTATTTTTCTGAAAAATTCTATTCAGTAGATTGGAGAGAGTTAACTTTTGATGTAAAGAAGGAGGATAGAGTAATTGATAATTATGTTAGAGGTATATTATCTCACGTTGATGTAGATAAAATCAGAAAGAAGAATTTCAAGGTTTTAGTTGATGGTGCAAATAGCGTAGGATCTATCACATCTCCTATAATTGCAAGGGAATTAGGATGTAAAGTTTATGGTGTAAATACTAATCTTGATCCTTTATTTCCTGCAAGGACTCCTGAGCCTACGTTTGATAGTTTAAAAGATACTGCAGAAATTGCAAAAATTCTTAAAGTTGATTTAGGTATTGCGCATGATGGAGATGCAGATAGAGTAATATTTATTGATTCTGAGGGGAGAGTTCAATGGGGAGATAGAAGTGGTGCTTTACTATCTTACTGGGCGTCAACTAAAGAGAAAGACTATCCTAGAAGAATATTTACTGCAGTGTCTAGTTCTAGTCTAGTTCAAGAGTATCTTAAACAGTATAATATTAATGTAGTTTGGACTAAAGTTGGAAGTGTTGATATAGCACATAAGTTAATTGAAGAAAAGGGTATAGCTGGATTTGAAGAAAATGGCGGATTCATGTTTCCAGCTCATCAAAATGTTAGAGATGGTGGAATGTCGTTTGCATTGATGTTGGAGATGCTAGCATCAGAAAATATAACTTCTGCTGAATTATTTGATAGATTACCTAAGTATTATTTAGTAAAAACAAAAGTAAATTCTACTCCTAAGACTGATTATGAAAAGATCTATTCAACTCTTAAGGAAATGTACAAAGATAAAGGGGAAGTAATTACTATTGATGGCATAAAGATAATTTCAAGTGATTATTGGTTCTTAGTTAGAAAAAGCGGAACAGAGCCAATAATCAGAATTTTTGTAGAAGCTAAAGATCCTGCTAAAGCTGAGAATTTAAGCAATGAAATAGTTAAACTAGTAGGTAGTATGGTATGAAGTATAGACTAATGGATTTATTAGCTTGTCCAATATGTAAGCATTTTCCATTAGAGTTAACTGTAATTTCTAGTAAAAAAATGGAAAGAACTACAGACGAAAAGAAACCTTTATGCGAGTTATATTGTGCTTACAAGCAAGGTAATGTTAAAGATATACAAAATCCTCCTTGTGATGAATGTATAACTTATGAAATAGAAGAAGGTGTATTATATTGTCCATCATGTGGTAGATGGTATCCTATAATTGACGAAATTCCTAGAATGTTACCAGATAACTTAAGAAATAAGGATGAAGATATAAATTTCCTAAAAAAGAATAAGGATAAATTATCTAGTAAGATAGTGGAAAAAGGGTTGCCATTTAATCTTTCTTAGTTTAAAATGAGCTTATTAATCTGATTGTACAAGATTATTTTTGGTGTAAATAGTGGAGAATTCATTCTTATCTAATTTAGACGAATGGATAAAGATGCAAAAAAGTTTGCTAGAAACGATAAAAGACATGCAGAAAAACGAGAAGGATATGGATAGATTAGATTTGATCTTAGCTTCTAGAGTAGCTTTCCAACATATGATGAGGACAATAAAAGCATTCGATCAGTGGCTACAAGATCCTATGATAATAAAACATATGCCAAAAGAAATGCTTGAAGACGTTAAAAATACTAGCTGGAATATATTGCAACAACTTTTAGAGTTGGATATTAGGCATACTAGTGAAGCACGTGAACTTATAACCAAATTAGGCAAAGAAGGAAAATTAGATCCTTTAATATGGTCTAGATCAGTAGTAGAAGAACAGCAAAATCAAAATAGAAGAGTAACTTTTACAACAATGTAAGAAAAAAGGTAAATAAATGATTAAAAACATATAGTTTTTGATTTATCTTCTATAAAAGTTTCTTTTGTTTGATCTAAGTTTTAACGTATATTCTTCATCTAAAGCTGTTATTTTTGCTTTTAATTCGCTTAATATTTGATTGAGTTGATTTTTGAAATTATCATCAATATTAGTTTTATTTTCTTCTAATGCTTCTTCTCCATTACTTGAGATTTTTAGTTTTTTATTTGCAGGATCTGTTTCTATATATCCTAAATAGAGAAGTGAAGTTATATCTTCTTTTAATGTTGGACTGAATACGTTATTTCCTATTACGTTAAATTCATAACCTAAATTTAATCCTTTTTGTGAAGCATCATATAAAAGTGCAATTATTGCTCTTTCTGATATGCTTCCTATTGATTTAATTATATATAGTAACTGAAGTTTTCTTTTATCTTCTTTTAAAACTGTTGGACTAATGACTTGTTTGCTAACGTTTTTAAGTTCTTTAGTCTTTGTAGAAGATGGTCCAGATTGAGACAATTTATTCCCCGATATTACATTTTCCCTTCTATTATATTAACTAAACGTTTTGTTGTAATAGTCGGATTAGGGCTTTTTGTTATTGCTCCGCCTACTACGAAAATGTTTATAGGAAGGTCGATTAAATCTTTTATATTATTTTCATTAATTCCACCAGCTACTGAAACTAAGGAGAATTTAGATATTTCTTTAATTTCGTTTTTTAATGATGTAACGCTAATTCCGCGTTCTTTTTGAACGTCTAAACCTACGTGTAAACCTATTATATCTACTCCTAGTTGTTTTAGTTCTTTAGCTCTTTCTACTGGATTTGGAACATTTATAAGATCTGATTGAACTATCATGTCTAATTCTTTTGCCTTGTCTACTGCTGATTTAATAGTAGAATTGCTCATTATGCCTAATACAGTCATTATATCTGCATTTCCTAGTTTAGCTATTTGAACTTCTACATCTCCTGCGTCTGCTGTTTTAGTGTCGGCTAGTAAGATTTTGTCTTTAGCAACTTGTCTAAGTTTTTTCATGCCTTCTATGCCTGCTGATTTAACTAATGGAGTACCTACTTCTACTATTCCTGCTCCTCCTTCTATTGCTTGTCTAGCAACATTTAATGCGTCTTCAATTGATATGAAGTCTAAGGCAACTTGTAATTGTTTTACTTTTGAAATCTTGTCTAGAATTTGGTCTTTCATATCACATAAACGGATATGGTAATAATTAAATTAATCTATAAAAGAATTTTTAAACTTCTTTTACGAGTCTATTCTACTGTGATTATGTAGTGACAAAATTCATCATAGTCACAGGCGGAGTAATGTCAAGTGTAGGAAAAGGAACTGTAGCAGCTTCGATTGGTTTGTTGTTGAAAGCTAGAGGATATAAAGTCTCGGTAGTAAAAGTCGATCCGTATATAAATGTTGATGCTGGTACTATGAATCCATATATGCATGGCGAAGTTTTCGTTACTGATGATGGAGCAGAAACTGATCTAGATTTAGGGCATTATGAAAGATTTTTAGATATTAATATGTCAAAATATAATAATGTAACTGCTGGTAAAGTATATTTTGAGGTAATTAGAAAGGAACGTGAAGGAAAATATCTGGGTCAAACTGTTCAGATTATACCTCATGTTACTGATGAGATAAAATATATGATAAGGCGTGTAGCAGATGTAGATAAAGCTGATATTATAATTGTTGAAATAGGGGGAACAGTAGGAGATATTGAGAGTTTGCCATTTCTTGAAGCAGTAAGGCAAATGAAACTAGAGGAAGATGAAGGTAATATAGTATTTGTTCATATTGCACTAGTGGAATATCTTCATGTTACTGGAGAATTAAAAACTAAACCATTACAGCATAGTGTTCAAGAACTGAGGAGAATAGGAATACAGCCTGATATAATAATAGCCAGAAGCATAGTTGCGTTAGATGATGATACAAAGAAGAAGATCGCATTGTTTACTAATGTTAAGCCGGAAAATATATTCTCTAGCTATGATGTATCCTCGTCTTACGAAGTACCTTTAATTCTAGAAAATCAAGGGCTACCTCTAAATTTACTTAAGAAGCTAAATATGAAATACGATGGCAAGGCTAATTTAGACAGTTGGGTAAAATTTGTTAAGTCTATTCATGATGGAAATAAAACAGTAAAGATAGCGTTAGTAGGAAAATATACTAAATTGAAAGATAGTTATCTTAGTATAAAAGAAGCAATATATCATGCCGCAGCCATGTTAGATATCAAGCCTGAACTAATATGGATAGAGTCTACGGATTTAGAGAATTCTAGTGTGAATGAAAAACTTTATGGAGTAAATGGAATTATAGTTCTACCTGGGTTTGGAAAAAGAGGTGTAGAAGGTAAAATAAAAGCTATACAATACGCTAGAGAAAATAATGTTCCTTATTTAGGCATATGCTACGGTTTACAGCTTGCTATAGTAGAGTATGCTAGGAATGTGTTAGGACTAAAAGATGCCAATACTACTGAAGTGGATCCTAATACTCCATATCCAGTAGTGACATTATTAGATGATCAAAAAAGGATGACACAAGTTGGTGGGACTATGAGGTTAGGAGCACAAAAGATAATTCTTAAAGATGGAACAATAGCGTATTCATTATATAATAAGTCTGAAGTGTATGAGAGACATAGACATAGATATGAAGTTAATCCTACTTATGTTGACAAATTGCAAAAATCTGGATTAGTAGTTTCGGGTGTTAGCGAAAATGGTTTAGTTGAAATGATAGAATTGAAGAATCATAAATTCTTTGTAGCAACTCAAGCTCATCCAGAATTTAAAAGTAGACCTTTGAGGCCTTCTCCATTATTCCTTGGATTCTTGAAAGCTATTATTAGTTGAATCTGAAGATAATAATATTATAATTTTATCATATTTGCTTTTAATTATTTTTTTAATTCCTTTTTCTCCGTTCTCATATTTTATTTCTATTAGTCCAGCATGCTCTAATTCTGATACTTGCGAGCTTATATTACCTTTTGTCATCATTAATTCGTTACTTAGTTCTGTTATGCTTTTTGGTTCTAATGATGTAATTTTTAATATATTAATTCTAGTCATAGATGAAAATGCGGAAGAAATCTTTAGTATATCTTCAGGATCAGAAATCACTAAATCCATGATTATTTAGCTTTAGCATAATATAGTATTCAAAAGACTTTTGCCTAAATTAATGTTAGTCATTCTTTTATATGAGTTTAATAACTCTTAAAAAGAGGAGATTATTTTGCAAGCTAAAGTTGAAAATCCCTTAAAGAACATTAAATCTGCTATTAATAAGATAGTATTAGTAAAACTCAAAGATGGTTCAGAATATATAGGAAAATTAGAACAAACTGATGGAACTATGAATTTAGTACTTAGAGACTGTACGGAGTTAAGAGAAGATACTACTGAGCCAGTAGCTAAGTATGGCAGAGTACTAATAAGGGGTAGTAATGTTCTCTTTATTAGTATAGATTATGAAAGTGTTATGAGTAAAGAAAAATAAGTTTAAAATACTGTACAAAAGTGATAACACAATGAAAAATATAGTTGTTGAACCAGCTAGAACGCAAGATATGAATGCATTACCAGTAGAGTTAGTAGAAAGAAAAGGAACTGGACATCCAGATTATATTGCCGATTCTGCTTCAGAAGAAGCTAGTAGGAAATTATCTTTATATTACTTAAAAAAATATGGTACTATATTGCATCATAATTTAGACAAAACTCTAGTAGTAGGAGGTCAAGCTCAGCCAGAATTTAAAGGAGGAGAAGTAATTCAACCGATTTATATTATAGTTGCAGGTAGAGCTACAACAGAAGTAAGAACTGAAAGTGGTATAGATAATGTGCCTGCTGGGACTATAATAGTAGAAAGCGTAAAGGATTGGATAAAGAACAATTTCAGATACTTAGATGCAGAGAAGCATGTAATAGTAGATTATAAGATAGGTAAAGGTTCTACGGACTTAGTTGGCATTTTTGATAAGGGAAAGAAATCAACTCCTTTATCTAATGATACTAGTTTTGGTGTGGGATTTGCTCCTTTCTCTATATTAGAGAATTTAGTATATCAAACAGAAAGATTCCTTAACTCAAAGGATATAAAGTCGCAATTACCTGAAATAGGCGAAGACATAAAAGTTATGGGATTAAGAAAAGATAAGGACATTTATCTAACTATTGCAATGTCTACAATAAGCCAATTAATTGAAGACATGGATCATTATTTATCTATAAAAGATGAAGTAATGCAAAAAGTATTAGATCTAGCTAATAAGCTTGCGCCAGATTATAATACTAATGTATATATAAATACTGGAGATAAAATTGATCAAGGTATTATTTATATGACTGTTACTGGAACATCAGCAGAACATGGAGATGATGGAATGACTGGTAGAGGAAATAGAGGTGTAGGTTTAATAACTCCTATGAGACCTATGTCACTTGAAGCAACTGCTGGTAAAAATCCAGTAAATCATGTAGGGAAGATATATAATATAATGTCTATGCTTATTTCAAAGAAGATTTTAGACGAGAGTAAAATAAAGAATGTCCAAGTAGAGATATTAGGCCAAATAGGTAGACCTATTGACGACCCATTAGTTGTTAATGTAGAAGTAGTTCCAGAAAATGGTAAAATAACAGACGAAATAAAGAATCAGATTAATGGTATTGTAGAGGAATATCTAGAATCATTTAGTAAGATTACAGAAATGATTTTAGACGGAAAAATATCTATGTTTTGATTTTCTATATTCATCTACAATATTTTTAAGGTCATTAATTGAGATATTTTTCTGTATTTCCTTTTCTTTTTCAAGAATAGTTATATCTTTAATAAAATTCTCTGGGTTGTCTATAATAAAATTCTCTCCTACATATTTGAATATGCTACTATTTATTTCCTCATCTAATACTTTAACCTTATAATTCTCTATTTTTATTAAACTATTACTTTTTATTACGTTTAAATTTCCAGAAACTAATTCCTTTAGTATATTTTCTAAATATATAATTTTATTTTGATATTCTTTCAACAAATTTTCTAAGTTTATTATAGTTTTATTTCTTTCAGTTAGATCGGTTTTAAGTCTATAGATAGTTCTATCTTTTTCTACTTCAAGTTTAGTTTGATTTTTTATTTCTTCTATTCTTTTTTCTAAATTGTATTTTTCGTTTATTAGCTGTGCTATATCCCTTTTTAGTCTTAAAATTTCATGTTTTAATTGTAGATTTTCTTCGTATATTCTATTATAATTTTTCTGTAACGATTCAGGAATATTCTGTTTATTAGTATTAGAAACTGTAATATTCTGTTTATCAATTTTTTTCTCGATCTCTTTTTCTATGCATTCTGATATTGTTATACCTTCCATTACGCATCTGTATATTGCATTTTCTTCTAAGTCTAGATCAAATTTGCGCATTATAGACGATGCTTGTCTTAATTTTTTCTCTAATTCTCTATATGCTTTAAGAGCTGCAGCAAGGGAATCTCTTATGTGTGGGTCAGTTATATTAAGTTGAAATCTGTTTGAGAATTCGTTTACTAATTCTTGTTTTTCATCGACACTTAAAGATTTATCTGGAATAAAAATTTTAGTTTTTAACTGAGAAGCTATCTTTTTTACAGCATCTGGTACCGGATTTACGTCTGTAGCAATAATTACTGGTAATCCTTTTTCTGAAATTATTGATATTACTTCATCTCTATCTATTCCTCTTTTTGTAACTAGTAATTCTGGAGCTCCATGCACATTAAGGATAGATATTCCTACGTCTAATCCTGGATCAATGCCCACTATCAATGGTTTCTTCTCTATAGTCTTATTTGATTCGAAATCTATCTTAGTTTTAAATACTGGTCTTATTTCAAGATTTATATCGTGTCCACTCATTTTTTTGACTATTCCGTATAAGCTCTCTCTAGGCGCATAAACTATAAACGTAGCATTCTCTATTCCTGACTTACTACGTTTAACTATAACATCGTAATCAAAATTATGTCTATCTAATTCTTCCTTTACTTGTTTAAATACACGTAATATCAATCCTCTTATGTGTCTCTTATATCTATTAGCGCTCATACCTCCAGGTCCCATATGTCTACCTCTAGAAATTATAATTTTTGTTTTATTTTCTATTAATTTTATTTTACTTCCTGCACCTTTTAGTGCTAATATTGCAGCTAAATATGCGGTTCTACTGGGGCCTGGCTTACCTTGAACTTCAATTCCAAGTTTTTTAGCTACTTCTCTGATATCTAGAAATTCTCCATTATTATATGTAACTTGAGTAATTTCTATATTATCTGGCATTAAACTTACTAATTTGATAATTTCTCTATCAGTTTCACCTAATTCATAGATATTATCTGTAGCTATTATTGAAATATTATATTCCCATGTTAATCTTATTATTCTAGGTATAGATATCTCATCATATTTTTCAATTATGTTTCCATTCTCATCAATAATAACTACAGCATATTTTGCCTGTAAAGTAGACGAAGGGCTACTTCTCGGTTCGATATCTATACCCATTATCTTCATATTTCTCCCTTTACAAATTTTGATATTTCATCTATGTCTTCTATAACATTATATTTATTCTTAAAAAACGTTAATATTATATTTAAATCTCTATTTAGGAGATTTTGGTCTTCTTTTTTCCATTGAGGCCAATCTATTATATATGGTATTTCGTTTTGATCTATTATTACATTATATTGACTTAGATCTCCATGAACAATTTTGCAATTTGTGTATGCTATTCTTACTGTTCCTAGTATGTTATCAAGTACTTTTTTGGGGTTAGAAAGTTTTGATTTAGCTAAGCTTGTTCCTTCAATATATTCCATTACTATAGCATTAAAACTGTATCCAAATAATTTTGGTACAAGAGCATAATTTTCGTTTAGGCATTTTAATGCCTGGTATTCCTTTTTTGCATTATCCATGGTGATAGATATCCAACTCTTTTTTTCTGTGTATTCTCTTAGTTTTCTGATATTTTTATAACTAGATTTTCCTACTCTATGAAATTTTACTACTATAACGTTATCATCAAAGTCATAACCATAATATACGTTACTTTCTTTTCCTTCACCTATTATCAACCCTAGATTCTTAAGAATTTTATTTACATATAACATTTTTATGGCTAAAATATCAAGTCCACTAAATGTTATTCTATACGCTTTTTTACCTTGTATTCTCTCTTCAGATATAGCTTTCATATTCAATAATTTTGTAATTGATATAGTGAATTCTGAATCTATGAAATTAAGTTTACTTCTTAATATATCTTCAGACATGTAATCGTATTTGTCTCTTGATTCTAATAGTGTTTTCAAAATAATATATTCTGAAGGAGAAACAAGAGATGCTTTTTCAGCTAATGTTAATGATGGCATAATTACATTAAACTATTAGATTTAAGAGTTATTATTGCTTATCGTTACCTAATTTTACAACCTTAATTATTTTAGATTTTCCAGGTAATATGGATAATATCTCATTTTTTAATTCCTTTGTAGCTTCAATACCTAAATTCTCTGATAAAATTTTAGATATTCTTTCTGCAGTCCTTTCTAGCTCATCTCCAGGCGAAATAATTATATACTGTTTTACTTTATTTGATATTGAATTTTCTGAACCTACTATTACTCTTATTCCTTCATCACTATATTCAATACCTAATGCAAGCATTAAAGGAACGTTTTTGATATAATTCTTCTTCCCATATATCATAAATGAGCCTTTTGGTAGATATTCTCCAGTAGGAGGCGATTTAGAGACTTGATTCCCATAAACCCAAAAAACATCTACTGTTGCTAAGCCTAATTTCCACGCTTTGGAATAGCTTGCTGCTAATACCGCAGCATCAAAAATATCTTGGTCTTGAATATTAACTGGATTTTTTATTATAGTAGTTGAAGCTCCTTGAATATCAGCATGTAAAAATATATCTTTGTCTTCTAGCATTTTTCTAACTAAACTTTCATTTTGGTCTGCATCTTTTCCCGAAATTACAAGAAATCCATTAGTTGTGATACTCCATCTATATTTTTCATACCAGAATTTTTTTATCAAACTGAATCTTGATGCTTCTGTTCTTTGATTAATTTTGCTGTTTAAGTTCTCTAATTTTTTAGAGAACTCATCTAATGTTTCTTTTGCTTTCTTGGCTTTGTTAGAATACTCCTTTGCTTTTTCGAAGAAAATTGATGCATTTTTTGTAGGTGTCAATTTAGGGTCTAACTCTATTTCAATTCCATCAATATTGATTGATTTTTGCTTATTTTTTATTGCATTCTCTACTTGAACATAATTTTCCATTATTTTTTTACCTATATTTCTTAGCTGTTCTGCTTGTAGTTCATAATTATCTATACTATTTTTTATTTCTTGGACTGTCTTTTCTAGTTTTTTCCTCTCAGCCTCTAACTTTTCATTATTTTGTTGTGTTACTCTTTCTCTTTCTATATCTATAAAATACTCATCTATTACTGCATTAAAACTACTTAACTTTTCACAGTTATCGAAATGAAATGGCATGAATAATTTTCCTTTTTGTATACATGGTTCTATTTCCCCTTTCTTTAATTTTTCTTTCAAATCTTCTATGTTCTTTTTTAATTCATCTATATTATCTGAATTTAGATGTAAATTATCAATTATTTCTTTTGGTACTCCTAAAGATCTTAAGGGATTTTTTGAATCAAATTGTGGCTTAGGGGGAAGCGTATATGCTATTCCTGGTTTAATTACTCTATCTTTAAATGTTTTATATTCAGTGGAAAATATAATTTTGTCCTCTTCATTTAGTATAATTAGAGATCCTCTTGGCAGTAGTTCAAGAATAATTTTTTTATTATTACTTAGATATATTTTCAGTATTCTCTCTTCATCTAAGATTTCAATATTAGTAATATATGAATCTCTTATTAAATCTCTTAATATTCTTATTTTAGGATTTATAGATTTTTGTCCTTCATATTTTGTAAAATTTATTCTAACTCCTGGTTCTAAAATAAGATTTTTATCTTCATTTAGGCATCTAAGTTTAAAGAAAAATATATTGTTTAAATCCCCAATAGAATATATATTATTTATTCTACAATTTATTATTAATGATTTATTTTCTGTAACCCAAGCTAATAAATCAAAGTAGTTCATTGAGTTTTTTCGTGACAACTTTATAGCCATCTTATTGCATTAACTATTGTGAATATAGAAGATAAAATTCTATTGTATCGTGGAATAATAGGTATAATAGCTGGAGCTATATCTGCATTCACAAATTCAGTTTTTATTGCTCTAACAACAATAATTTCTGGTTATGTGATAAGTCTAATAATAGTCTATTTGTTATTTAAGGTATCAAAGTTGAGGGTTTTAATTATCAAAGGATCGTTGATAATGATTATAGCTTGGTTTTTAATGCTAGTTGCAGTCTATAATATACTTGGTTAGAAAATGCAGCGTACTAAGTTCATTGTTGATGCTATGCTTGGTAAGTTGGCAATTTGGCTAAGAATACTAGGATATGATACCTTTTATAGCAATGATATAGAAGACTGGAAAATATTGAAGATAGCTAATAATGATAAAAGAGTAATTCTGACTAGAGATCGTGGTTTATACATTAGGGCTAAAAAGAAAAACTTAGACTGCTTTTTAGTTCCAGTTGATTCTGATATAATTGATATATTAGCATTATTATCAATTAAATATGGTATAGATCTTACTGCTGATATTAATGTTTCAAGGTGTTCAGAATGTAACGGAATTTTAATGAAAATCTCAGATAATAAATGGAAATGTACTAAATGTGGGAAAGAATATTGGAAAGGCAAACATTGGCGTACAATAACAGAGATACTTATAAAGGCAGAGGCAAAGAAAGAACAAGATGAGCTTAATTTCAATTCAAGAATTAAGCAGAGAGGAAGGGAAGATATTAATTCAGATAGCAAGAAGAGCAATACAAAGGAAATTAGGATTGATCAAAAATGAGGACGTTCAAATTGAAGATGAAAAACTGAATAAAAAG
This genomic window from Acidianus manzaensis contains:
- the glmM gene encoding phosphoglucosamine mutase; its protein translation is MGKLFGTDGVRGKINSELSLELSLRLGKAIGTFFGKGSTILIGRDARAGGDMYARAVESGLLSAGVKIYEGGFAPTPALQFAVKTLGYDAGVIITASHNPAEYNGIKVIDHDGVEISREKENELEDIYFSEKFYSVDWRELTFDVKKEDRVIDNYVRGILSHVDVDKIRKKNFKVLVDGANSVGSITSPIIARELGCKVYGVNTNLDPLFPARTPEPTFDSLKDTAEIAKILKVDLGIAHDGDADRVIFIDSEGRVQWGDRSGALLSYWASTKEKDYPRRIFTAVSSSSLVQEYLKQYNINVVWTKVGSVDIAHKLIEEKGIAGFEENGGFMFPAHQNVRDGGMSFALMLEMLASENITSAELFDRLPKYYLVKTKVNSTPKTDYEKIYSTLKEMYKDKGEVITIDGIKIISSDYWFLVRKSGTEPIIRIFVEAKDPAKAENLSNEIVKLVGSMV
- a CDS encoding methionine adenosyltransferase translates to MKNIVVEPARTQDMNALPVELVERKGTGHPDYIADSASEEASRKLSLYYLKKYGTILHHNLDKTLVVGGQAQPEFKGGEVIQPIYIIVAGRATTEVRTESGIDNVPAGTIIVESVKDWIKNNFRYLDAEKHVIVDYKIGKGSTDLVGIFDKGKKSTPLSNDTSFGVGFAPFSILENLVYQTERFLNSKDIKSQLPEIGEDIKVMGLRKDKDIYLTIAMSTISQLIEDMDHYLSIKDEVMQKVLDLANKLAPDYNTNVYINTGDKIDQGIIYMTVTGTSAEHGDDGMTGRGNRGVGLITPMRPMSLEATAGKNPVNHVGKIYNIMSMLISKKILDESKIKNVQVEILGQIGRPIDDPLVVNVEVVPENGKITDEIKNQINGIVEEYLESFSKITEMILDGKISMF
- a CDS encoding orotidine 5'-phosphate decarboxylase / HUMPS family protein produces the protein MKDQILDKISKVKQLQVALDFISIEDALNVARQAIEGGAGIVEVGTPLVKSAGIEGMKKLRQVAKDKILLADTKTADAGDVEVQIAKLGNADIMTVLGIMSNSTIKSAVDKAKELDMIVQSDLINVPNPVERAKELKQLGVDIIGLHVGLDVQKERGISVTSLKNEIKEISKFSLVSVAGGINENNIKDLIDLPINIFVVGGAITKSPNPTITTKRLVNIIEGKM
- a CDS encoding DUF2153 domain-containing protein gives rise to the protein MENSFLSNLDEWIKMQKSLLETIKDMQKNEKDMDRLDLILASRVAFQHMMRTIKAFDQWLQDPMIIKHMPKEMLEDVKNTSWNILQQLLELDIRHTSEARELITKLGKEGKLDPLIWSRSVVEEQQNQNRRVTFTTM
- a CDS encoding RIO1 family regulatory kinase/ATPase: MPSLTLAEKASLVSPSEYIILKTLLESRDKYDYMSEDILRSKLNFIDSEFTISITKLLNMKAISEERIQGKKAYRITFSGLDILAIKMLYVNKILKNLGLIIGEGKESNVYYGYDFDDNVIVVKFHRVGKSSYKNIRKLREYTEKKSWISITMDNAKKEYQALKCLNENYALVPKLFGYSFNAIVMEYIEGTSLAKSKLSNPKKVLDNILGTVRIAYTNCKIVHGDLSQYNVIIDQNEIPYIIDWPQWKKEDQNLLNRDLNIILTFFKNKYNVIEDIDEISKFVKGEI
- a CDS encoding U6 snRNA-associated Sm-like protein LSm6, translating into MQAKVENPLKNIKSAINKIVLVKLKDGSEYIGKLEQTDGTMNLVLRDCTELREDTTEPVAKYGRVLIRGSNVLFISIDYESVMSKEK
- a CDS encoding DUF460 domain-containing protein, which codes for MKIMGIDIEPRSSPSSTLQAKYAVVIIDENGNIIEKYDEISIPRIIRLTWEYNISIIATDNIYELGETDREIIKLVSLMPDNIEITQVTYNNGEFLDIREVAKKLGIEVQGKPGPSRTAYLAAILALKGAGSKIKLIENKTKIIISRGRHMGPGGMSANRYKRHIRGLILRVFKQVKEELDRHNFDYDVIVKRSKSGIENATFIVYAPRESLYGIVKKMSGHDINLEIRPVFKTKIDFESNKTIEKKPLIVGIDPGLDVGISILNVHGAPELLVTKRGIDRDEVISIISEKGLPVIIATDVNPVPDAVKKIASQLKTKIFIPDKSLSVDEKQELVNEFSNRFQLNITDPHIRDSLAAALKAYRELEKKLRQASSIMRKFDLDLEENAIYRCVMEGITISECIEKEIEKKIDKQNITVSNTNKQNIPESLQKNYNRIYEENLQLKHEILRLKRDIAQLINEKYNLEKRIEEIKNQTKLEVEKDRTIYRLKTDLTERNKTIINLENLLKEYQNKIIYLENILKELVSGNLNVIKSNSLIKIENYKVKVLDEEINSSIFKYVGENFIIDNPENFIKDITILEKEKEIQKNISINDLKNIVDEYRKSKHRYFSV
- a CDS encoding ArsR/SmtB family transcription factor, yielding MDLVISDPEDILKISSAFSSMTRINILKITSLEPKSITELSNELMMTKGNISSQVSELEHAGLIEIKYENGEKGIKKIIKSKYDKIIILLSSDSTNNSFQESKE
- a CDS encoding Trm112 family protein translates to MKYRLMDLLACPICKHFPLELTVISSKKMERTTDEKKPLCELYCAYKQGNVKDIQNPPCDECITYEIEEGVLYCPSCGRWYPIIDEIPRMLPDNLRNKDEDINFLKKNKDKLSSKIVEKGLPFNLS
- a CDS encoding CTP synthase: MTKFIIVTGGVMSSVGKGTVAASIGLLLKARGYKVSVVKVDPYINVDAGTMNPYMHGEVFVTDDGAETDLDLGHYERFLDINMSKYNNVTAGKVYFEVIRKEREGKYLGQTVQIIPHVTDEIKYMIRRVADVDKADIIIVEIGGTVGDIESLPFLEAVRQMKLEEDEGNIVFVHIALVEYLHVTGELKTKPLQHSVQELRRIGIQPDIIIARSIVALDDDTKKKIALFTNVKPENIFSSYDVSSSYEVPLILENQGLPLNLLKKLNMKYDGKANLDSWVKFVKSIHDGNKTVKIALVGKYTKLKDSYLSIKEAIYHAAAMLDIKPELIWIESTDLENSSVNEKLYGVNGIIVLPGFGKRGVEGKIKAIQYARENNVPYLGICYGLQLAIVEYARNVLGLKDANTTEVDPNTPYPVVTLLDDQKRMTQVGGTMRLGAQKIILKDGTIAYSLYNKSEVYERHRHRYEVNPTYVDKLQKSGLVVSGVSENGLVEMIELKNHKFFVATQAHPEFKSRPLRPSPLFLGFLKAIIS